Proteins from a genomic interval of Streptomyces fodineus:
- a CDS encoding HAD family hydrolase, whose amino-acid sequence MTGFPYRLIATDLDGTLLRSDESVSQRTRDALAAATAAGAAHIVVTGRAVPWTRHILDDLGYDGLAVCGQGAQVYDAGTHRLLTSVTLDRQLAGVALAKIETEVGPLYLAASRDGLDGEVLVGPGYAVTGALPATPFTDASDLWTAPLNKIYIQHPTLSDDDLADAARQAAGGFVTVAMAGEGIVELLPFGLSKATGLSLAARRLGLKSTDTLAFGDMPNDIPMFAWASHGVAMSNAHEELRAVADEVTSSNEEDGIAVVLERLLP is encoded by the coding sequence GTGACCGGTTTCCCCTACCGGCTGATCGCCACCGACCTCGACGGCACGCTCCTGCGCTCCGACGAGTCGGTCTCGCAGCGCACCCGAGACGCGCTCGCCGCGGCCACCGCGGCGGGCGCGGCCCATATCGTCGTCACCGGCCGCGCGGTCCCGTGGACCCGGCACATCCTGGACGACCTCGGGTACGACGGGCTCGCCGTCTGCGGCCAGGGCGCACAGGTCTACGACGCCGGGACGCACCGCCTGCTGACCTCGGTCACCCTGGACCGGCAGCTGGCGGGCGTGGCGCTGGCCAAGATCGAGACCGAGGTGGGCCCGCTGTACCTGGCGGCCAGCCGGGACGGTCTCGACGGCGAGGTGCTGGTGGGCCCGGGGTACGCGGTCACGGGCGCCCTGCCCGCCACTCCCTTCACGGACGCGTCCGACCTCTGGACGGCTCCGCTCAACAAGATCTACATACAGCACCCGACGCTGAGCGACGACGACCTGGCCGACGCGGCCCGGCAGGCGGCCGGCGGCTTCGTCACGGTGGCCATGGCGGGCGAGGGCATCGTGGAGCTGTTGCCGTTCGGCCTGTCCAAGGCGACGGGTCTGTCGCTGGCGGCCCGCCGCCTGGGCCTGAAGTCCACGGACACCCTCGCCTTCGGTGACATGCCCAACGACATCCCGATGTTCGCCTGGGCCTCCCACGGCGTGGCCATGTCCAACGCCCATGAGGAGCTCCGCGCGGTGGCCGACGAGGTGACCTCCTCCAACGAGGAGGACGGGATCGCGGTGGTGCTGGAGAGGTTGCTGCCGTAG